The uncultured Methanomethylovorans sp. genome contains a region encoding:
- a CDS encoding hydrogenase iron-sulfur subunit, with protein MAEKEWEPKIVAFCCNWCSYGGADTAGMGRFQQPPSLRIIRVMCSGRIDPMHVFNAFLEGADGVLVTGCHLGDCHYVNGNYKAEVRYQFLEEMVKELGLEPERLQLNWISASEGEKFANFVRDVTAKIKALGPSPLKPEGVN; from the coding sequence ATGGCAGAAAAAGAATGGGAACCAAAGATAGTGGCTTTCTGTTGCAACTGGTGCAGCTACGGCGGTGCAGATACCGCGGGTATGGGTAGGTTCCAGCAGCCCCCTTCTTTAAGGATAATCAGGGTAATGTGTTCAGGGCGCATTGACCCAATGCACGTCTTTAATGCTTTCCTTGAAGGCGCAGATGGTGTACTAGTGACGGGATGCCATCTCGGCGACTGCCATTACGTTAATGGTAATTACAAAGCTGAAGTAAGGTACCAGTTCCTTGAAGAGATGGTAAAGGAACTTGGACTTGAACCTGAAAGGCTCCAGCTCAATTGGATTAGTGCAAGCGAAGGAGAAAAGTTTGCAAATTTCGTGAGGGATGTTACTGCAAAAATTAAGGCATTAGGCCCGAGCCCACTAAAACCTGAAGGAGTGAACTAG
- a CDS encoding CoB--CoM heterodisulfide reductase iron-sulfur subunit A family protein — protein sequence MAQDESITGTENAKDIRIGVFVCECGTNIGGVVNCRAVADYAATLPDVVHSVVNKYTCSDSGQSEIKQAIKNHNLNRVLVASCTPKTHEPIFRACVEEGGLNPYLFEFVNIREHCSWIHMQDKDSATKKASELVRMGVSRARLLEPLQSNEVPVTNKALVIGAGVAGMQAALDIADMGYKVYLVEKNPSIGGKMAQLDKTFPTNDCSICILGPKMVEIARNKNIELMTYSEVEEVDGYVGNFKVKVKHKPRFIDTTTCTGCGLCVQKCPVEVPYFEFNEGIGTRKAIYVPFPQAVPLRAVVDRSVCIDCGACIKTCESHSINMEQKQTFSDIEVGVIVVTTGYDIYNPEPKHDFGYGLCDNVVTGMELERLLNASGPTMGKLVRPSDAKPPKRIGFVQCVGSRDKNRNRYCSGFCCMYALKDAQLIREKYPDSEVYIMYMDIRSPFRNYEEFYDRARDMGIKFIRGKPGKVDEDKNGNLTVRIEDTLTGNVYNLKLDLLVLSVGAVAGESSEHVRHLLKVSRAADGFMMEAHPKLKPVDTNLDGIFIGGVTQGPKDIPYSVSQGSACAARATRYLAQGKATTEGITVEVDDDICVGCGICVPMCPFQALSLVDGKLNIIKALCKGCGTCATACPTGALQQNHFKNEQLLAQIRGAFTFEGE from the coding sequence ATGGCCCAAGACGAATCAATCACTGGAACTGAAAATGCAAAAGACATCCGGATAGGGGTCTTTGTATGTGAGTGCGGGACGAATATAGGCGGTGTTGTAAACTGCCGGGCTGTGGCAGATTATGCTGCTACATTACCCGATGTTGTGCACTCTGTTGTCAATAAATACACCTGTAGCGACTCAGGGCAGTCTGAAATAAAGCAGGCAATAAAGAATCATAATCTTAATCGTGTTCTTGTGGCATCATGTACTCCCAAAACTCATGAGCCCATCTTCAGGGCATGTGTAGAAGAAGGTGGTCTTAATCCTTACCTTTTTGAATTCGTAAATATAAGGGAACACTGCAGCTGGATACACATGCAGGATAAGGATAGTGCCACAAAGAAAGCAAGCGAGCTGGTACGCATGGGTGTTTCCAGGGCACGGCTTCTCGAACCACTCCAATCCAATGAAGTTCCTGTTACTAACAAAGCGCTTGTCATAGGGGCAGGTGTTGCAGGGATGCAAGCTGCTCTTGATATTGCTGACATGGGATACAAAGTATACCTAGTTGAGAAGAATCCCTCCATTGGTGGAAAAATGGCTCAGCTTGACAAGACATTTCCTACCAACGACTGCAGTATCTGTATCCTCGGGCCAAAGATGGTGGAAATTGCAAGAAATAAGAATATTGAACTCATGACCTATTCCGAAGTAGAGGAAGTGGATGGTTATGTAGGCAATTTCAAAGTCAAGGTGAAGCACAAGCCTCGCTTTATTGACACAACTACTTGTACAGGCTGTGGATTATGTGTGCAGAAATGTCCTGTAGAGGTACCTTACTTTGAATTCAATGAAGGTATAGGGACCCGTAAAGCAATTTATGTTCCATTCCCTCAGGCAGTTCCACTAAGGGCTGTTGTGGATAGATCTGTTTGTATAGATTGTGGTGCCTGTATTAAGACATGTGAGAGTCACTCAATCAATATGGAGCAAAAGCAAACATTCTCTGATATTGAAGTAGGCGTGATTGTTGTAACTACAGGTTATGACATATACAATCCAGAACCAAAACACGACTTTGGTTATGGCCTTTGTGATAATGTTGTCACTGGTATGGAGCTTGAACGTCTTCTCAATGCCAGTGGACCTACCATGGGCAAATTGGTCAGGCCCAGTGATGCAAAGCCACCAAAGCGCATAGGTTTTGTCCAGTGTGTCGGCAGTAGAGACAAGAACCGTAACAGGTATTGTTCAGGGTTCTGCTGTATGTATGCATTGAAGGATGCACAGCTCATCAGGGAAAAATATCCGGATTCTGAAGTTTACATTATGTACATGGACATTCGGTCACCTTTCAGGAACTATGAGGAGTTCTATGACAGGGCTAGAGATATGGGTATAAAATTCATCCGTGGAAAGCCAGGTAAGGTGGACGAGGATAAGAATGGTAATCTCACTGTGCGCATAGAGGACACACTAACAGGCAATGTTTACAACCTTAAGCTTGATCTGCTTGTGCTCAGTGTGGGCGCAGTAGCAGGCGAAAGTTCAGAGCATGTAAGACATCTGTTAAAGGTCAGTAGGGCAGCCGATGGATTCATGATGGAAGCTCATCCGAAGCTCAAGCCCGTTGATACTAATCTGGATGGTATATTCATCGGAGGTGTGACCCAGGGTCCCAAGGATATTCCATACTCGGTATCTCAGGGAAGTGCCTGTGCTGCCAGAGCTACCCGATACCTTGCACAAGGTAAGGCAACAACAGAGGGTATTACTGTTGAGGTGGATGATGACATCTGTGTAGGCTGTGGGATATGTGTACCAATGTGTCCTTTCCAAGCCTTGTCTCTGGTTGATGGAAAATTGAATATTATTAAGGCACTCTGCAAAGGTTGTGGAACCTGCGCTACAGCATGCCCCACGGGAGCATTGCAGCAGAATCATTTCAAGAACGAACAGCTTCTTGCCCAGATAAGGGGTGCTTTCACATTCGAAGGAGAATAA
- the hdrB gene encoding CoB--CoM heterodisulfide reductase subunit B codes for MSELSLFLGCVAPNRYPGIEAATKKVFSKLGIGLVDLEGASCCPAPGVFKSFDKLTWLTLASRNITLSESKKDDILTVCNGCFSTLKDVNDILKEDANLKKDVNLKLAEVGREFKGTQDVRHVIEYLYQDVGIDKIRDAITKPLNLKVAVHYGCHLIQPLKESHVEIAENPTFFDELVEATGATSVDYEDKISCCGAGGGARTAILDSTLKMAEKKLQHMTEAGVDCVVNACPFCHLQFDAGQAEINQKFGKNYHLPALHYMQLLGLAMGFSPEELGISLNAMDTTKFIEQVKMETHKSKICITAN; via the coding sequence ATGAGCGAACTCTCCTTGTTTCTGGGATGTGTCGCACCTAACAGATACCCTGGTATAGAAGCTGCAACCAAAAAAGTGTTCTCAAAGTTAGGCATTGGTCTTGTAGACCTTGAAGGAGCATCATGCTGTCCAGCTCCAGGTGTCTTCAAGTCCTTTGATAAACTTACATGGTTGACGCTGGCATCAAGGAACATTACACTTTCTGAAAGTAAAAAGGATGATATTCTTACTGTATGTAATGGTTGCTTCAGTACTCTTAAAGATGTCAATGACATACTCAAAGAAGATGCGAACCTTAAAAAAGATGTCAACTTAAAGCTTGCAGAGGTCGGACGCGAGTTCAAAGGTACTCAGGATGTAAGGCATGTAATTGAATATCTCTATCAGGATGTTGGCATTGATAAGATAAGGGACGCTATTACAAAGCCATTGAACCTCAAAGTTGCTGTACACTATGGATGCCATCTCATTCAGCCACTTAAGGAATCACATGTTGAGATTGCTGAAAACCCTACTTTCTTTGATGAACTGGTAGAAGCAACAGGTGCTACAAGTGTGGACTATGAAGATAAGATAAGTTGTTGTGGTGCTGGTGGAGGAGCAAGGACTGCAATTCTTGATTCAACTTTAAAAATGGCAGAGAAAAAGCTTCAACATATGACAGAAGCCGGAGTAGATTGTGTTGTTAATGCCTGTCCATTCTGTCACCTACAATTCGATGCTGGCCAGGCAGAGATCAATCAGAAATTCGGAAAGAACTATCATCTTCCTGCATTGCACTATATGCAACTCCTAGGACTTGCCATGGGTTTCTCTCCCGAAGAACTGGGTATCTCTTTAAACGCTATGGACACTACTAAGTTCATTGAACAGGTAAAGATGGAAACTCATAAGAGCAAAATCTGTATTACTGCAAACTAA
- a CDS encoding 4Fe-4S dicluster domain-containing protein: MTSNIERCYQCGQCTAVCPMAEQEQAYKIRRFLQLEKIGQNSEGQMNIPFIFYCTTCYKCQDNCPQGVKIVDAVLAIREAAVHNGTMLPSHKKVAQMLIASGHAVPVNEEAKKRRLQLGLSELPPTVASSKDQLAEVKLLVHLSGFDKLVAEKNEYNLPMVKSTAFKTCDQVLAEGKA, from the coding sequence ATGACATCAAATATTGAACGCTGCTACCAATGTGGGCAATGCACCGCTGTTTGCCCCATGGCCGAACAAGAACAGGCCTACAAAATCCGCAGATTCCTGCAGTTGGAAAAAATTGGTCAAAATAGTGAAGGGCAGATGAATATACCTTTCATATTCTACTGCACGACCTGTTATAAGTGCCAAGACAATTGTCCACAAGGCGTAAAAATAGTTGATGCTGTATTAGCTATCAGAGAAGCTGCAGTTCACAATGGAACCATGCTACCTTCCCATAAAAAAGTGGCTCAGATGCTTATTGCCAGCGGCCATGCAGTTCCAGTAAATGAAGAAGCCAAAAAGAGAAGGCTGCAATTGGGTCTGAGCGAACTGCCTCCAACTGTGGCAAGTTCAAAAGACCAGCTTGCTGAAGTCAAGCTATTAGTGCACCTTTCTGGTTTCGATAAGCTAGTCGCTGAAAAGAATGAATATAATTTACCTATGGTTAAATCAACAGCTTTCAAGACTTGTGATCAAGTTCTTGCTGAGGGAAAGGCATGA
- a CDS encoding CDP-alcohol phosphatidyltransferase family protein: MTSDSLRPHVTQFISPLAHRVADAGVTPNQISLFSLLFAILAGVFYYYSFSNPLLVLAGAFMVSLNSVLDAIDGLMARYLKTAGPKGDFIDHVIDRYADVIIICSIFFAGHVQWQIGVIAIVGVLITSYLGTQAQALHLGRYYGGIMGRADRLLLIMAASVAYFVYPQQIFMFNLLGWAMLIIAIASHITAFQRIWHIWQQL; encoded by the coding sequence ATGACCTCTGATTCCCTACGTCCACATGTTACGCAGTTCATTTCACCCCTTGCACATAGGGTAGCAGATGCAGGTGTTACTCCAAACCAAATCTCCCTGTTTTCTCTGCTCTTTGCCATATTAGCTGGAGTATTTTATTATTACTCATTTTCAAATCCTTTGTTAGTACTTGCTGGTGCTTTTATGGTGTCCCTTAATTCTGTACTTGATGCCATAGACGGCCTTATGGCCAGGTATCTCAAGACGGCAGGCCCAAAGGGAGATTTCATCGATCATGTGATCGATCGCTATGCTGATGTCATAATTATTTGCAGCATTTTTTTTGCAGGCCATGTACAATGGCAGATAGGGGTCATTGCTATTGTGGGCGTGCTGATCACTAGTTACCTTGGTACACAGGCCCAAGCTCTTCACCTTGGCAGGTACTATGGAGGTATAATGGGGCGAGCTGATAGGCTTTTGCTCATCATGGCAGCATCTGTGGCATACTTTGTTTATCCTCAACAGATCTTTATGTTCAATCTCTTGGGTTGGGCTATGTTAATAATTGCTATAGCAAGCCATATTACAGCTTTCCAGCGCATCTGGCATATCTGGCAGCAACTTTAA
- a CDS encoding aldolase: MVLLDESMWQDISRIGRKLVQSGLVESHFGNISVRSGDKMLITRSGSVLDELTSDKVVEVDVYGTCALDVIASSETVVHRAIYNNTSAFSIVHAHCPYAVTMSLLQGEGCITPLDSEGKYFLGDIPIVRGGIGSGDLASNLVKALSVHKAAIVHGHGTFAVGRVLDEAYVLTTQVEHSCRIKYLHDLMRK, encoded by the coding sequence ATGGTTCTTTTGGATGAGAGCATGTGGCAGGATATATCAAGGATAGGCAGGAAATTGGTACAAAGTGGGCTTGTAGAGTCTCATTTTGGAAATATCAGTGTAAGATCAGGAGATAAAATGCTCATCACGCGAAGTGGCAGTGTCCTAGATGAGTTGACATCGGACAAGGTGGTAGAAGTGGACGTATATGGCACTTGCGCCCTGGATGTGATCGCTTCCTCCGAAACTGTGGTTCATCGGGCTATTTACAACAACACTTCAGCATTTTCCATAGTGCATGCTCATTGTCCTTATGCCGTGACCATGTCTTTGCTGCAGGGGGAAGGCTGCATTACTCCACTTGATAGTGAAGGCAAGTACTTCCTAGGCGATATTCCCATTGTTCGGGGTGGCATAGGCTCCGGAGATCTTGCCAGCAACCTCGTAAAGGCTCTGTCTGTTCACAAAGCTGCTATTGTGCATGGACATGGTACATTCGCTGTTGGAAGGGTTCTTGATGAAGCCTATGTGCTTACTACCCAGGTGGAGCACTCCTGTCGTATTAAGTACCTTCACGATCTGATGCGTAAGTAA
- a CDS encoding tetratricopeptide repeat protein: MSSRERDMAIRYLNKGVSLKEKGLHAEALENFKKAEEHSWSASSPALLATVMQNLGELLQTVGDEDEAFDQYSHAVENLEKLVEVTPSFKEQLAITLSKYGSMLVDRGKKTEAKATYEKAIVLYRELRREFPRNVQIRSNMISTLNNLGGLLADMGQGDEAQWKFERALKMLDDKQCIAENYTQCLEKRAMVLANLANLFGEKGKIEQARETFEKVLNIYYSLLDQGHMTELYRSRVSLVLSRIAPLLVSLDRKEEALQSYTSLMQMYDELAKLEPKNADFNIKKALVLSSMGDLLERMHKGNEAISKYEEALAILTELKDELETEKYSSIIIPIYLNLGRMFVSQGRVTEGLEKMDYVCGLISLSSEEKDVQIIDLGYSCLMQVCEQLSEKVGYENPELFEKLLELHSMLSIFNITPEGILCKARIMEALGRAQLNSGKNEIAIGKLTEAIDLYTELTNTDDHSSEIAKLSDLIEANISCITDADELEIVSCEITEVIKEEDLEPETIADKGSIMDTQERLADLALDKGRYEQAFDLYLEIYSADKSREGLLKKAAVLLGTLEADMHLNRRSGSILKDMEFLIKGYTVLADLEPSNSEHRRNLAAIEKEMGKILLDTGHVEEARQSLVQALESYLLLMGMPGNKHHLKGMYAVLKELTALLPTIGDKERELKCQEQISKSYSLMCELDPQDVGLVEELATSLDHQASLLANLDRKTDAYDLLNQALDKYELLYQLESSYKHAEKAAVAMNNMGALLARMGKKEEAKKMLEDSLRIYNYLLDQEPDNTEHMVHAACTLDNMGTLFGNMDRLEDAKHMYQSALQMYIDVTGVNPDDTSCNEYAAVTMENLGAVLERMGRRDDAKWMYDNAKKLRMGEA; this comes from the coding sequence ATGTCTAGCAGAGAAAGGGATATGGCTATAAGATACCTCAATAAAGGGGTATCTTTGAAGGAGAAAGGCCTTCATGCAGAAGCACTTGAGAACTTCAAAAAGGCAGAAGAACATTCATGGAGTGCTTCATCTCCAGCTCTTCTGGCTACGGTCATGCAGAACCTTGGAGAACTGCTGCAGACCGTGGGTGATGAAGATGAAGCTTTTGATCAGTATTCTCATGCAGTTGAAAATTTAGAAAAGCTGGTTGAAGTTACTCCGTCTTTTAAAGAGCAATTAGCTATCACTCTCAGTAAGTATGGATCTATGCTTGTGGATAGAGGAAAAAAAACAGAAGCAAAGGCAACTTACGAGAAGGCCATTGTTCTTTACCGAGAACTTCGCAGAGAATTTCCAAGAAATGTGCAGATACGGTCCAACATGATCTCCACTTTGAACAACTTAGGTGGTCTGCTTGCAGATATGGGTCAGGGGGATGAGGCACAATGGAAGTTCGAAAGGGCATTGAAGATGCTGGATGATAAGCAGTGTATTGCAGAAAATTACACCCAATGCCTTGAAAAAAGAGCCATGGTGTTGGCAAATCTTGCTAATTTGTTTGGTGAGAAAGGAAAAATTGAACAGGCAAGGGAAACTTTTGAAAAAGTGCTTAATATATATTACTCTCTGCTTGATCAAGGTCACATGACAGAGCTTTACAGATCAAGAGTTTCTTTAGTTCTAAGCAGAATTGCTCCTTTACTAGTATCTTTGGACCGAAAGGAGGAAGCATTGCAGAGTTACACATCGCTGATGCAGATGTACGATGAACTTGCAAAGCTTGAGCCGAAAAATGCTGATTTTAATATTAAAAAAGCTTTGGTTTTGAGTTCCATGGGGGATCTTCTTGAAAGGATGCACAAAGGAAATGAAGCCATTAGTAAATATGAGGAAGCACTGGCGATACTAACCGAATTGAAGGATGAGCTGGAAACTGAGAAGTATTCTTCAATTATCATTCCTATATATTTGAATCTTGGAAGAATGTTCGTTTCACAGGGTAGGGTGACGGAAGGTCTCGAAAAAATGGACTATGTCTGTGGTCTCATATCTTTGTCGTCAGAAGAAAAGGATGTGCAGATAATTGATCTGGGTTATTCTTGCCTAATGCAGGTATGTGAACAATTATCAGAAAAAGTGGGTTACGAGAATCCTGAATTGTTTGAAAAGCTGCTTGAACTGCATAGCATGCTGAGTATATTCAATATTACTCCTGAAGGTATTTTGTGCAAGGCAAGGATAATGGAAGCTCTTGGACGGGCACAATTGAATAGTGGAAAAAATGAAATTGCCATAGGGAAACTCACGGAAGCTATAGACCTATATACCGAGCTTACAAATACAGATGATCATTCATCAGAAATAGCTAAGTTGTCAGATCTGATCGAAGCAAACATATCTTGCATTACAGATGCTGATGAACTTGAAATCGTCTCTTGCGAAATAACTGAGGTCATTAAAGAGGAAGACCTTGAACCTGAAACTATCGCAGATAAAGGGAGCATTATGGATACACAGGAAAGATTAGCCGACCTGGCACTTGATAAAGGAAGATATGAACAGGCATTTGATCTATATCTGGAAATATATTCTGCCGATAAGTCAAGGGAAGGTTTGCTTAAAAAAGCTGCAGTTTTATTGGGAACTCTTGAAGCTGATATGCACCTGAACAGACGGTCAGGCAGTATTCTGAAGGATATGGAATTCCTTATCAAAGGATATACTGTACTTGCTGATCTTGAGCCTTCAAACTCTGAACATAGGCGTAACCTCGCAGCCATTGAAAAAGAGATGGGAAAAATATTGCTTGACACTGGCCATGTGGAAGAAGCGAGGCAGAGTTTAGTGCAGGCTCTTGAAAGTTATCTCTTGTTAATGGGCATGCCGGGCAACAAGCATCACCTTAAAGGTATGTATGCGGTCCTGAAGGAACTTACAGCTCTTTTACCGACCATCGGTGACAAAGAAAGGGAACTAAAATGTCAGGAGCAGATCTCTAAGAGTTATTCCCTGATGTGTGAACTTGATCCTCAGGATGTGGGGCTTGTGGAAGAACTTGCAACTTCTCTTGACCATCAGGCTTCATTGTTGGCAAACCTGGATCGAAAAACAGATGCTTATGATCTTTTGAATCAGGCTTTAGATAAGTATGAGTTGCTTTATCAGCTTGAGTCTTCCTATAAACACGCTGAAAAGGCTGCTGTGGCCATGAACAATATGGGTGCGCTGCTTGCCAGGATGGGTAAGAAAGAGGAAGCAAAAAAGATGCTTGAGGATTCTTTGAGGATTTATAACTATCTGCTTGATCAGGAGCCTGACAACACAGAGCATATGGTGCATGCGGCCTGCACTCTAGACAACATGGGCACGCTCTTTGGGAACATGGACAGGCTGGAGGATGCAAAGCATATGTATCAATCTGCTTTGCAGATGTATATAGATGTTACCGGTGTTAACCCGGACGACACCTCATGCAATGAGTATGCAGCAGTTACTATGGAAAATTTGGGAGCTGTGCTGGAGCGCATGGGCAGGCGCGACGATGCCAAATGGATGTACGATAATGCTAAAAAACTGAGAATGGGTGAGGCTTGA
- a CDS encoding PHP domain-containing protein: protein MHTTYSDGDLCPAELVTKARDLGLKAISVTDHDTVDGLESTERECRKMGLQFIPGIEFTTNFDPLGIEVHVLGYGFDKDDSYLQKKMEITKKRAWKYADELVDLLSSHGWLVDYARIEATKGIITKHDIALAVVNRDMPTYEFHDMWLTEKSQCFIDVEKFQIEEAIEIIHRAGGKAIGAHLIRTLDQYNSLPLLADVVDHFVKCGMDGFEVFYGKNNWQQVKSMLDLCRSYDLLMTGGSDYHGPGRTGRCPLGGYNVHNFYYDQEKLLKTLSKSPITVQESTV, encoded by the coding sequence ATGCATACAACCTATTCGGACGGGGACCTGTGCCCGGCAGAACTAGTAACAAAAGCAAGAGATTTAGGATTAAAGGCAATTAGTGTTACTGATCATGATACCGTAGATGGTCTTGAATCTACTGAACGTGAGTGCAGAAAAATGGGATTACAGTTCATTCCAGGTATAGAGTTCACAACTAATTTTGACCCTCTTGGAATTGAAGTGCATGTCCTTGGCTACGGCTTTGACAAAGATGATTCATACTTGCAGAAAAAGATGGAAATTACAAAAAAACGTGCATGGAAATATGCTGATGAACTGGTGGACTTGCTATCTTCCCATGGATGGCTTGTTGACTACGCACGTATTGAAGCAACAAAGGGCATTATCACAAAGCATGATATTGCACTTGCAGTTGTCAACAGAGACATGCCCACTTATGAATTTCACGACATGTGGCTTACTGAAAAATCTCAGTGCTTTATAGATGTTGAAAAATTCCAGATAGAAGAAGCTATTGAAATAATTCATAGAGCAGGCGGAAAAGCTATTGGAGCACATTTAATTCGCACTCTGGACCAGTATAACAGTCTACCATTACTTGCCGATGTTGTGGACCATTTCGTAAAGTGTGGAATGGACGGTTTTGAGGTCTTTTACGGAAAGAACAACTGGCAACAGGTAAAATCCATGCTTGACCTGTGCCGTTCATACGATTTGCTCATGACAGGTGGATCTGATTACCACGGCCCCGGTAGGACTGGCAGATGTCCCCTAGGAGGTTATAATGTACATAACTTCTATTACGACCAAGAGAAGCTCTTAAAGACGCTCTCAAAATCACCGATAACTGTACAGGAATCTACTGTATAG
- a CDS encoding nitrilase-related carbon-nitrogen hydrolase, protein MEVAHCSKSDNLNKAMAMADKAVSSGADIVVFPELFSTGFCYEEISDLAEEAPYCTILKLLEFSKRMECVVIGSIIEKQSHSDDYAYYNLGFCVEHGILTGVYRKSHPFKKELNFFTAGNSIHPIALEKYGLTIGLEICYELRFPEVARKLALAGADLLVTAAQFPNPRRHVWRTLSLARAIENQIPHVACNLVGSSPTSSFFGGSIIIDAAGNVLAEADDAECVIMHTINTENTAKVRSAMPVFLDRRADLY, encoded by the coding sequence ATGGAAGTGGCACACTGTTCTAAATCAGACAATTTAAATAAAGCAATGGCTATGGCAGACAAGGCAGTGTCCTCCGGTGCAGATATTGTCGTGTTCCCGGAGTTGTTCTCAACAGGCTTTTGCTATGAAGAAATAAGTGATCTGGCAGAAGAAGCTCCTTATTGTACCATACTTAAACTTCTCGAGTTTTCTAAGAGAATGGAATGTGTTGTCATAGGCTCTATCATTGAAAAGCAGTCCCATTCAGATGATTATGCATACTATAACCTTGGTTTCTGTGTGGAACATGGAATACTTACAGGTGTTTATCGAAAATCCCATCCTTTCAAGAAGGAACTAAATTTCTTTACAGCCGGAAATAGCATACATCCTATAGCTCTTGAAAAGTATGGTCTCACCATCGGACTGGAAATATGTTATGAATTACGTTTTCCCGAAGTTGCCAGAAAACTGGCTCTTGCAGGTGCTGACCTGCTGGTTACTGCGGCTCAGTTTCCAAATCCCAGGAGGCATGTATGGAGGACCCTTTCTTTGGCCCGAGCCATTGAGAACCAGATTCCACATGTAGCCTGCAACCTGGTAGGTTCTTCTCCCACATCCTCATTCTTTGGTGGTTCTATAATCATTGATGCAGCAGGCAATGTGCTTGCAGAGGCAGATGACGCAGAATGTGTCATTATGCATACAATAAATACTGAGAATACTGCTAAGGTTAGGTCGGCGATGCCAGTTTTCTTGGACAGGCGTGCAGACCTTTACTAA
- the tsaA gene encoding tRNA (N6-threonylcarbamoyladenosine(37)-N6)-methyltransferase TrmO, with protein sequence MNASSIGQNSNLSGSDNLGDRHNSLIQMQPIGYVHNEFKEAVFDEDMYSSISHIILKVELQDGLKNITDFSKVYVLFYFDRSEDYKLIQKRRYDSKMSGVFASRSPKRPNGIGLTLVELLEVKDNELVVRGLDAINGTPVLDIKPFIEHDVAGDRVRPA encoded by the coding sequence GTGAATGCATCATCTATTGGTCAAAATAGTAATCTATCAGGCAGTGATAATTTGGGAGATAGGCACAATTCTCTTATTCAAATGCAACCCATTGGATATGTGCATAATGAGTTCAAAGAAGCTGTTTTTGATGAGGATATGTATTCTTCGATATCACATATAATCTTGAAAGTAGAACTGCAGGATGGTCTTAAAAATATAACCGATTTCTCTAAAGTCTATGTGTTATTTTATTTTGACCGCTCAGAAGATTACAAACTAATACAGAAGCGTCGTTATGATAGTAAGATGTCTGGTGTTTTCGCTTCAAGGTCGCCTAAAAGACCTAATGGCATAGGTCTTACATTAGTGGAATTACTGGAAGTTAAAGACAATGAACTTGTCGTCAGGGGTTTGGATGCTATTAATGGCACTCCGGTGCTCGATATAAAACCGTTCATAGAACATGATGTGGCAGGTGATAGAGTACGACCTGCATAA